The following are encoded in a window of Amycolatopsis lexingtonensis genomic DNA:
- a CDS encoding ROK family transcriptional regulator gives MRALNQRLVLDRLRGHGEATRPQIAADTGLSKPTVGQALLDLEQHGLVRTTGRSLSGPGRAAVVYQAAPDAGHVVGVDIGRRAIRIAVADLEGSIVTRFDEPNRCRSASALVRTVSESVERAVAAAGLRPHEVVSTVVGTPGVPDPASGTVHRAPNLPGWERRGLLHELVAALAAAGSDVVVENDANLCAVGEHALGAALGVDVLVCLTIGTGIGMGLLVEGKLFRGAHGAAGEIADLPYGPLPAGAAARRPGPVETAAAGQAVVDAARARGLTKARTAKDVFRLARAGDARALAVVEEEAEKLAYVVSAVTAVLDPRLIVLGGGIGGNADLLAEPMRRALAATIPVVPEIVAGQLGEDAVLAGAIATALGTARELVFDRRGLHRAATGA, from the coding sequence ATGCGGGCGCTCAACCAGCGCCTGGTCCTGGACCGGCTGCGCGGCCACGGCGAGGCGACGCGGCCGCAGATCGCGGCGGACACGGGACTTTCGAAACCCACGGTGGGACAGGCGCTGCTCGACCTCGAGCAGCACGGACTGGTCCGGACCACTGGGCGCAGCCTGTCCGGGCCGGGGCGCGCGGCCGTCGTCTACCAGGCCGCGCCGGACGCCGGGCACGTCGTCGGCGTCGACATCGGGCGGCGCGCGATCCGGATCGCCGTGGCCGACCTCGAAGGCAGCATCGTCACCCGGTTCGACGAGCCCAACCGGTGCCGCTCGGCGAGCGCGCTGGTGCGCACGGTGAGCGAATCAGTCGAACGCGCGGTGGCCGCGGCCGGGCTGCGGCCGCACGAAGTCGTGTCGACGGTCGTCGGCACCCCCGGCGTCCCCGACCCGGCGTCCGGCACCGTGCACCGCGCGCCCAACCTGCCGGGCTGGGAGCGGCGCGGGCTGCTGCACGAACTCGTCGCGGCACTGGCCGCCGCCGGCTCGGACGTGGTGGTGGAGAACGACGCGAACCTGTGCGCGGTCGGCGAGCACGCCCTCGGCGCGGCACTCGGCGTCGACGTGCTGGTGTGCCTGACCATCGGCACCGGCATCGGCATGGGCCTGCTGGTCGAGGGCAAGCTGTTCCGCGGCGCGCACGGCGCGGCGGGCGAGATCGCGGACCTGCCCTACGGCCCGCTGCCGGCGGGAGCGGCCGCCCGCCGCCCCGGCCCGGTCGAAACGGCGGCCGCGGGCCAGGCCGTCGTCGACGCGGCCCGGGCGCGGGGCCTGACGAAGGCGCGCACCGCGAAGGACGTGTTCCGGTTGGCCCGCGCGGGCGACGCGCGGGCGCTCGCCGTGGTTGAGGAGGAAGCGGAGAAGCTGGCGTACGTGGTCTCGGCGGTGACGGCGGTCCTGGACCCGCGCCTGATCGTGCTGGGCGGCGGTATCGGCGGCAACGCGGACCTCCTGGCCGAGCCGATGCGCCGCGCGCTGGCGGCGACGATCCCGGTGGTCCCGGAGATCGTGGCGGGCCAGCTGGGTGAGGACGCGGTCCTGGCGGGCGCGATCGCGACGGCGCTGGGCACGGCCCGCGAACTGGTCTTCGACCGCCGCGGCCTGCACCGGGCGGCCACCGGCGCCTGA